In Oceanivirga salmonicida, a single genomic region encodes these proteins:
- a CDS encoding IS256 family transposase, with protein MVKRKKEVHKIVPTEGKKEVVRALLDNYDISSVRDIEDALKDLLGNTLKEMMEAEMDDHIGLEKNRQDESRDNYRNGYKSKKVRSSYGEFDVEVPQDRNSTFDPAIVPKRQKDISRVEDLIMKLYARGNSTRDISETIEEMYGFEVDDSFVSRVTDKIIPIANEWKIRPLDSVYPVVFIDATVFSVRHEGKVSKKAAYVIMGINREGYKDVLSIEIGDSESSKFWFGVLNSLKVRGLKDILVLCSDRLTGIKEAIETVYPNTDWQGCIVHMIRNTLKYVSYKDLKEFTRDLKTIYKSNTEEEALNNLEKVKEKWDKKYKSCMDRWYDNWDNIAPMFSYSEGFRKIVYTTNAIESLNSQYKRLNKARTVFPSKESLFKALYLSTEQITKKWNQPIHNWGTYYLEMLVIFGRERVEA; from the coding sequence ATGGTTAAAAGAAAAAAAGAGGTACATAAAATAGTACCTACTGAAGGGAAAAAAGAAGTAGTCCGTGCACTACTTGATAATTATGATATTTCTAGTGTTAGAGATATCGAAGATGCTCTTAAAGACTTGTTAGGAAATACACTAAAAGAGATGATGGAAGCCGAAATGGATGACCATATTGGTTTAGAAAAAAATAGACAAGATGAAAGTAGAGATAATTACCGTAATGGATATAAATCTAAAAAAGTAAGAAGTTCTTATGGTGAATTTGATGTTGAAGTTCCACAAGATAGAAATTCTACTTTTGATCCAGCTATCGTTCCGAAAAGACAAAAAGATATATCTAGAGTTGAAGATTTAATTATGAAACTTTATGCAAGAGGTAATTCTACAAGAGATATATCTGAAACTATAGAAGAAATGTACGGTTTTGAAGTAGATGATAGCTTTGTATCAAGAGTTACTGATAAAATAATACCTATTGCTAATGAGTGGAAGATAAGACCTCTTGATAGTGTATATCCAGTTGTATTTATTGATGCTACTGTATTTTCAGTAAGACATGAAGGAAAAGTTAGTAAAAAAGCAGCTTATGTCATTATGGGCATAAATAGAGAAGGATACAAAGACGTATTATCAATAGAAATAGGAGATAGTGAAAGTTCTAAGTTTTGGTTTGGAGTTTTAAATTCATTAAAAGTACGTGGATTAAAAGATATACTTGTTTTGTGTTCAGATAGATTAACTGGAATAAAAGAAGCAATAGAAACAGTTTATCCTAATACAGACTGGCAAGGTTGTATAGTACATATGATAAGAAATACACTTAAATATGTTAGTTATAAAGATTTAAAAGAATTTACAAGAGATTTAAAAACAATATATAAATCAAATACAGAAGAAGAGGCACTAAATAATTTAGAAAAGGTTAAAGAAAAATGGGATAAAAAGTATAAGAGTTGTATGGATAGATGGTATGATAATTGGGATAATATAGCACCTATGTTTTCATATAGTGAAGGATTTAGAAAAATAGTATATACAACAAATGCTATAGAATCATTAAATTCACAGTATAAAAGACTTAATAAAGCAAGAACAGTATTTCCAAGTAAAGAATCATTATTCAAAGCCCTTTATTTATCAACAGAACAAATAACTAAAAAATGGAATCAACCAATACATAATTGGGGTACATATTATTTAGAAATGCTGGTAATATTTGGAAGGGAGCGTGTAGAAGCATAA